Proteins from a genomic interval of Mycolicibacterium grossiae:
- a CDS encoding MMPL family transporter, with protein MMRFSGSLRRYRWAVFAAWLLLLVPSVYLALSQSGNLTGGGFEVAGSQSLNVEYQIQDHFPDQGASPLALVAAPRADASYADMTSAVAELERIAATEPRVKIVPNPQQPPPQPDRPYVVTLQTGFDSGSTDIAKELRKGIGVEGDQPGEFADGKVRLYVIGQGALSAAAGEATKHDVAQAEKWNLPIVMIVLLAVFGSLAAAALPLLLGVCTVAVTMGLVFLLSMVTSMSIFVTSTVSMFGIALAVDYSLFILMRFREELRSGRDREQAADAAMGTSGLAVLLSGLTVIASMTGIYLINTPVLTSMATGAILAVAIAVLTSTTLTPAVLRTFGKAAAKRSTYLHLSRRPDTTQSRFWTRWVTWVMRRPWISAIAAATCLLVLAAPAFAMTLGNSLLRQFEPTHEIRGGVSAAAEALGPGALGPLKVLVSFDDRTANQSDNAPVLAAVERRITEAPNVATVTPPVFGDDNRSALMSVVLSIDPEDPEARTTIDWLRANLPAAAGDRATVDVGGPTALLKDFDDRVSASQPLVFVFVALIAFVMLLISIRSVFLAFKGVLMTVLSVAAAYGSLVIVFEWGWFESLGFEQLSSLDSTIPPLVLAMTFGLSMDYEIFLLTRIRERFVKTQNTRDAVAYGVSTSARTITSAALIMIAVFVGFAFAGMPLVAQLGVACAVAIAVDATVVRLVLVPALMAMFAEWNWWLPRWLDRILPSVDFEKPLPKVDVGDLVIIPEDISELGPSGSDIRTVVKSAAKLKNLAPQTITVADPLAFSGCGPMVGGRVRGGDEPLVVASASGTATGKQARAATGAQARTATGAQTVRLPARAGGRFTARIGSGAATGRRPAPATVHPVTMWRGRLAVALDALQTARDAEIRDDAPVLERRRPMETTNVLLPTGDRLSIPTGAETLRLKGYLLMARNTTRDFREFADLVESMETPTAAEVLARMDRYYSGQRSRRHPVATQLVRRLADPQPADPDVAGADGPDEGAAADWERVKERCLSVAVAMLEEAR; from the coding sequence ATGATGCGCTTCAGCGGCTCGCTGCGCAGATACCGCTGGGCGGTCTTCGCTGCCTGGCTGCTGCTGCTGGTGCCGTCGGTGTATCTGGCGCTCTCCCAGTCCGGCAACCTCACCGGCGGCGGTTTCGAGGTCGCGGGCTCGCAGTCGCTGAACGTCGAGTACCAGATCCAGGACCACTTCCCCGACCAGGGCGCCTCGCCGCTGGCGCTGGTGGCCGCGCCGCGCGCCGACGCGTCGTACGCCGACATGACGTCCGCGGTCGCCGAACTCGAGCGCATCGCCGCCACCGAGCCGCGCGTGAAGATCGTGCCCAACCCGCAGCAGCCACCGCCGCAGCCGGACCGGCCCTACGTCGTCACGCTGCAGACCGGCTTCGACAGCGGCAGCACCGACATCGCCAAGGAACTCCGCAAGGGCATCGGCGTCGAGGGCGACCAGCCCGGTGAGTTCGCCGACGGCAAGGTCCGGCTGTACGTCATCGGCCAGGGCGCGCTGAGCGCCGCGGCCGGCGAGGCCACCAAGCACGACGTCGCGCAGGCCGAGAAGTGGAACCTGCCGATCGTCATGATCGTGCTGCTCGCGGTGTTCGGCTCGCTGGCGGCCGCGGCGCTGCCGCTGCTGCTCGGCGTGTGCACGGTCGCCGTGACCATGGGGCTGGTCTTCCTGCTGTCGATGGTCACGTCGATGTCGATCTTCGTGACGTCGACGGTGTCGATGTTTGGCATCGCGCTGGCCGTCGACTACTCGCTGTTCATCCTCATGCGCTTCCGCGAGGAACTGCGCTCCGGGCGCGACCGCGAGCAGGCCGCCGACGCGGCGATGGGCACGTCGGGGCTTGCGGTATTGCTGTCCGGGTTGACCGTCATCGCGTCGATGACCGGCATCTACCTCATCAACACGCCGGTGCTGACGTCGATGGCGACCGGCGCGATCCTCGCCGTCGCCATCGCGGTGCTGACGTCGACCACGCTCACCCCGGCCGTGCTGCGCACGTTCGGCAAGGCGGCCGCCAAACGGTCGACCTACCTGCACCTGTCGCGGCGGCCGGACACCACGCAGTCGCGGTTCTGGACGCGGTGGGTGACCTGGGTGATGCGCCGGCCGTGGATCTCGGCGATCGCCGCAGCCACCTGCCTGCTGGTGCTGGCCGCACCGGCGTTCGCGATGACGCTGGGCAACAGCCTGCTGCGCCAGTTCGAGCCCACGCACGAGATTCGCGGCGGGGTGAGCGCGGCGGCCGAGGCGCTGGGTCCCGGCGCTCTGGGACCGCTCAAGGTGCTGGTGTCGTTCGACGACCGCACCGCCAACCAGTCGGACAACGCGCCCGTCCTGGCCGCCGTCGAACGCCGCATCACCGAGGCGCCCAACGTCGCCACCGTGACGCCGCCGGTGTTCGGTGACGACAACCGCAGCGCGCTGATGTCGGTGGTCCTGTCCATCGACCCGGAGGACCCGGAGGCGCGCACCACCATCGACTGGCTGCGCGCGAACCTGCCCGCCGCGGCCGGGGACCGGGCGACCGTCGACGTCGGCGGCCCCACCGCGCTGCTGAAGGACTTCGACGACCGGGTGTCGGCTAGCCAGCCCCTGGTGTTCGTGTTCGTCGCGCTCATCGCGTTCGTCATGCTGCTGATCTCGATCCGGTCGGTGTTCCTCGCCTTCAAGGGCGTGCTCATGACGGTGCTGTCGGTCGCAGCGGCCTACGGCAGCCTGGTAATCGTCTTCGAGTGGGGCTGGTTCGAGTCGCTGGGCTTCGAGCAACTCTCGTCGCTCGACAGCACCATTCCGCCGCTGGTGCTGGCGATGACGTTCGGGCTCTCGATGGACTACGAGATCTTCCTGCTGACCCGCATCCGGGAGCGCTTCGTCAAAACGCAGAACACCCGCGACGCCGTCGCCTACGGCGTGAGCACCAGCGCGCGGACCATCACCAGCGCCGCGCTGATCATGATCGCGGTGTTCGTCGGGTTCGCCTTCGCCGGCATGCCGCTGGTGGCGCAGCTCGGCGTCGCGTGCGCGGTGGCGATCGCGGTGGACGCCACCGTGGTGCGCCTGGTCCTGGTGCCCGCGCTGATGGCGATGTTCGCCGAGTGGAACTGGTGGCTGCCGCGCTGGTTGGACCGCATCCTGCCGTCGGTGGACTTCGAGAAGCCGCTGCCCAAGGTCGACGTCGGCGACCTCGTGATCATCCCCGAGGACATTTCCGAGCTGGGCCCGTCCGGCAGCGACATCCGGACCGTGGTGAAGTCGGCCGCCAAGCTGAAGAACCTGGCGCCGCAGACCATCACCGTCGCCGACCCGCTCGCCTTCAGCGGCTGCGGGCCGATGGTCGGCGGTCGGGTGCGTGGCGGGGACGAGCCGCTGGTGGTCGCTTCGGCGTCCGGCACGGCTACCGGCAAACAGGCCCGCGCGGCCACCGGCGCGCAGGCCCGTACCGCCACCGGCGCTCAGACCGTCCGGCTGCCCGCGCGCGCGGGCGGGCGGTTCACCGCGCGCATCGGGTCCGGGGCCGCGACCGGGCGGCGGCCGGCGCCGGCCACGGTGCATCCCGTGACGATGTGGCGCGGCCGACTGGCCGTCGCGCTGGACGCGCTGCAGACCGCACGGGACGCCGAGATCCGCGACGACGCCCCGGTCCTCGAGCGGCGCCGGCCGATGGAGACCACCAACGTGCTGCTGCCGACCGGTGACCGGCTGTCGATCCCCACCGGCGCCGAGACGCTGCGGCTCAAGGGCTACCTGCTGATGGCCAGGAACACCACGCGGGACTTCCGCGAGTTCGCCGATCTGGTCGAGTCGATGGAGACCCCGACCGCGGCGGAAGTGCTGGCCCGGATGGACCGGTACTACTCTGGTCAACGGTCGCGACGGCACCCGGTGGCCACGCAGCTGGTCCGGCGGCTCGCCGACCCGCAACCGGCCGACCCGGACGTGGCCGGAGCGGACGGGCCCGACGAGGGTGCGGCGGCCGACTGGGAACGCGTGAAGGAGCGCTGCCTGTCCGTGGCAGTGGCGATGCTGGAGGAGGCGAGGTGA
- a CDS encoding M23 family metallopeptidase, producing MRSPVRGAVALLALLAMGCSGSSNDTPATTSTTSQGADARPAALTPLLAEVLAPPVPVAATDGKVHLAYELRLTNAVGQDLDVRSVAVTAGDRTLLELSGDALAARTRLLGAGAVPTTRFGVAQSGVVWLDVVVDGAEGSSPAVPQRLSHRITVALSSPRPPLLPATMTMDVGEVAVSEHAPAIIAPPLDGPRWLDGESCCDMTAHRMALNPLNGSLWAAERYAIDYVRLAPDGTLLRGDPANLASYPYFGADVHAVADGPVVSVRDGLPEQVPGRSPTGLPLEDYGGNHVVQDLGNGNYAFYAHLKTGSVAVRPGDQLNAGQVLGNLGNTGNTDAPHLHFHVMDGPDPLRADGLPFAFDAFRLDERVASMAELDALMQGRPAALAPGVVARDETNVSPLSLDVMTYALD from the coding sequence ATGAGATCCCCGGTGCGCGGCGCCGTCGCCCTCCTCGCGCTGCTGGCCATGGGGTGCTCGGGATCCAGCAATGACACCCCGGCCACCACGTCGACGACGTCCCAGGGCGCGGACGCCCGGCCGGCGGCGCTCACCCCGCTGCTCGCGGAGGTGCTGGCACCACCGGTGCCCGTGGCCGCCACCGATGGCAAGGTGCACCTGGCCTACGAGCTGCGGCTGACCAACGCGGTCGGCCAGGACCTCGACGTGCGCTCGGTGGCCGTCACCGCCGGCGACCGCACGCTGCTGGAGTTGTCCGGCGACGCGCTGGCCGCGCGCACCCGCCTGCTCGGCGCGGGTGCGGTGCCCACCACCCGGTTCGGCGTCGCGCAGAGCGGCGTGGTGTGGCTCGACGTCGTCGTCGACGGCGCAGAGGGCAGCAGTCCGGCTGTGCCGCAACGACTTTCGCACCGGATCACCGTGGCGCTCAGTTCACCGCGCCCGCCGCTGCTGCCCGCGACCATGACGATGGACGTCGGCGAGGTGGCCGTGTCGGAGCACGCGCCGGCGATCATCGCGCCACCCCTGGACGGACCGCGGTGGCTCGACGGCGAGAGCTGCTGCGACATGACCGCCCACCGGATGGCGCTCAACCCGCTCAACGGCAGCCTGTGGGCCGCCGAGCGCTACGCCATCGACTACGTTCGGCTCGCCCCCGACGGCACGCTGCTGCGCGGCGATCCGGCGAACCTCGCGTCCTACCCCTACTTCGGGGCCGACGTGCATGCCGTCGCCGACGGACCGGTGGTGTCGGTGCGCGACGGCCTTCCCGAACAGGTCCCCGGGCGGTCACCCACCGGCCTGCCGCTGGAGGACTACGGCGGCAACCACGTCGTCCAGGACCTGGGCAACGGCAACTACGCGTTCTACGCGCACCTGAAGACCGGCTCGGTGGCCGTCCGGCCGGGCGACCAGCTCAACGCCGGCCAGGTGCTCGGCAACCTCGGCAACACCGGCAACACCGACGCGCCGCACCTGCACTTCCACGTGATGGACGGCCCCGATCCGCTGCGGGCCGACGGACTGCCGTTCGCGTTCGACGCGTTCCGGCTCGACGAGAGGGTGGCCTCGATGGCCGAACTGGACGCCCTGATGCAGGGCAGACCCGCCGCGCTCGCCCCCGGCGTCGTCGCCCGCGACGAGACGAACGTCAGCCCGCTGAGTCTGGACGTGATGACCTATGCGCTCGACTGA
- a CDS encoding transcriptional regulator, which produces MTLSADTRDTRNDSPAARPRAARQAPEARQAPEERPVEFWPTSSIRAALENDDLTTWQRIVVAIKRDPFGRTARQVEEVLETAPPYGVSKALSEVLVRTRAHLEANECAEVARHVRLLLERSGLGQQEFASRIGLSAEVFATYLEGRDCPAASMMIRMRRLSDRFAKIHDERSPR; this is translated from the coding sequence GTGACGTTGTCCGCAGACACGCGGGACACGCGCAACGACTCTCCCGCCGCGCGTCCGCGGGCCGCCCGCCAGGCCCCCGAAGCGCGCCAGGCCCCCGAGGAACGGCCCGTCGAGTTCTGGCCCACGTCGTCGATCCGCGCCGCGCTGGAGAACGACGACCTCACCACGTGGCAGCGCATCGTCGTCGCCATCAAGCGCGACCCCTTCGGCCGGACCGCCCGGCAGGTCGAGGAGGTGCTGGAGACCGCGCCGCCCTACGGGGTGTCCAAGGCGCTGTCCGAGGTGCTGGTGCGCACCCGCGCGCATCTCGAGGCCAACGAGTGCGCGGAGGTCGCCCGCCACGTGCGGCTGCTGCTCGAGCGCTCGGGCCTGGGTCAGCAGGAGTTCGCGTCGCGCATCGGGTTGTCCGCCGAGGTGTTCGCGACGTACCTCGAGGGCAGGGACTGCCCGGCCGCGTCGATGATGATCCGGATGCGACGTCTCTCGGACCGCTTCGCGAAGATCCACGACGAGCGCTCCCCGCGCTGA
- a CDS encoding DUF3054 domain-containing protein: protein MRSTEPGSATPRTAALALLADLAAVVVFAAVGRRSHAEGLTVAGVLETAWPFLAGTAVGWVAVRGWRRPTALTPTGLAVWVATVVVGMLLRKATSAGTAVSFVVVASVVTAVLLLGWRGVAAVRARR, encoded by the coding sequence ATGCGCTCGACTGAGCCGGGGAGCGCGACGCCGCGCACGGCCGCGCTCGCGCTGTTGGCCGACCTCGCGGCGGTGGTGGTCTTCGCCGCCGTCGGGCGACGCAGTCATGCCGAGGGGCTCACCGTCGCCGGAGTGCTGGAGACGGCGTGGCCGTTCCTCGCCGGCACCGCGGTCGGCTGGGTGGCCGTCCGCGGCTGGCGCCGTCCGACCGCACTCACGCCGACCGGCCTCGCGGTGTGGGTGGCCACCGTGGTCGTCGGCATGCTGCTGCGCAAGGCGACGTCGGCGGGCACGGCGGTCAGCTTCGTGGTGGTCGCCTCCGTCGTGACCGCAGTTCTGCTACTCGGGTGGCGCGGCGTCGCAGCGGTCCGGGCTCGGCGCTGA
- a CDS encoding AI-2E family transporter, whose protein sequence is MSGPQDVLTGADAAVHPLVRKTAAWSWRLLVIFAALLAVLWLVVHLEVIVVPVLLATMVAALLLPVVDLLDVRGCNRGAAVALVLLTAIVVVGGLLTFVVSQFIEGAPALVEQVARSITGARQSLEAGVFSHFTNEQIKSASDAAIDALKNNQAKLTSGAFSTAGTIAEIVTGALLMFFTLIFLLHGGRNIFGFLTRAFPATVRDRVRDAGRSGFHSLIGYVRATFLVALVDAAGIGTGLAIMGIPLALPLASLVFLGAFIPLVGAVLTGGLAVIVALIAKGWVYALITLGLIIAVQQLEAHVLQPLVMGRAVSIHPLAVVLAIAAGGVLAGIIGALLAVPIVAFCNSAVRVLIADDPAAEQATLAAADGPPIAATADAPAPDAPAPN, encoded by the coding sequence ATGTCAGGGCCCCAGGACGTCCTCACCGGAGCCGACGCCGCCGTGCATCCCCTGGTCCGCAAGACCGCCGCCTGGTCGTGGCGCCTGCTGGTGATCTTCGCGGCGCTGCTGGCGGTGCTGTGGCTGGTGGTGCACCTCGAGGTGATCGTGGTGCCGGTGCTGCTGGCCACCATGGTCGCCGCGCTGCTGCTGCCGGTGGTCGACCTGCTCGACGTCCGCGGGTGCAACCGCGGCGCCGCGGTCGCGCTGGTGCTGCTCACCGCCATCGTCGTCGTCGGGGGTCTGCTGACGTTCGTGGTCAGCCAGTTCATCGAGGGCGCCCCGGCGCTGGTCGAGCAGGTCGCGCGCAGCATCACCGGCGCGCGGCAGTCGCTCGAGGCGGGCGTCTTCTCGCACTTCACCAACGAGCAGATCAAGAGCGCCAGCGACGCGGCCATCGACGCGTTGAAGAACAACCAGGCGAAGCTCACCAGCGGCGCGTTCTCCACGGCCGGCACCATCGCCGAGATCGTCACCGGCGCCCTGCTGATGTTCTTCACGCTGATCTTCCTGCTGCACGGCGGCCGCAACATCTTCGGCTTCCTGACCCGGGCATTCCCGGCAACCGTCCGCGACCGGGTGCGCGACGCCGGCCGCTCGGGCTTCCACTCGCTGATCGGCTACGTGCGAGCGACGTTCCTGGTGGCGCTCGTCGACGCCGCCGGCATCGGGACGGGGCTCGCCATCATGGGCATTCCGCTCGCGTTGCCGCTGGCGTCACTGGTGTTCCTCGGCGCGTTCATCCCGCTCGTCGGTGCGGTCCTGACCGGCGGGCTGGCCGTGATCGTGGCGTTGATCGCCAAGGGCTGGGTGTACGCGCTGATCACGCTGGGCCTGATCATCGCGGTGCAGCAGCTCGAGGCGCACGTGCTGCAGCCGCTGGTGATGGGCCGTGCGGTGTCGATCCACCCGCTGGCGGTCGTGCTCGCGATCGCGGCTGGCGGCGTCCTCGCGGGCATCATCGGCGCGCTGCTCGCCGTGCCGATCGTCGCGTTCTGCAACAGCGCCGTCCGGGTGCTCATCGCCGACGACCCGGCCGCCGAGCAGGCGACCCTCGCCGCCGCGGACGGTCCACCCATCGCGGCCACCGCCGACGCCCCGGCCCCCGACGCCCCTGCGCCGAACTAG
- a CDS encoding response regulator transcription factor: MVLMVDDDPDVRTSVSRGLRHSGFDVRVASNGKEALRLLSTEKHDALVLDVQMPELDGVAVVTALRALGNDIPICVLSARDTVNDRIAGLEAGADDYLTKPFDLGELVARLHALLRRSGHSDPGSDTMTVGPLTIDTARRLVFVGGERADLTKREFDLLAVLAENAGVVLSRQRLLELVWGYDFDVDTNVADVFISYLRRKLEREGQPRVIHTVRGIGYVLRDEP, encoded by the coding sequence ATGGTCCTGATGGTCGACGACGATCCCGACGTGCGGACGTCGGTGTCGCGCGGCCTGCGGCACTCCGGGTTCGACGTCCGCGTGGCGTCGAACGGCAAGGAGGCGCTGCGGCTGCTCTCGACCGAGAAGCACGACGCGCTGGTGCTCGACGTGCAGATGCCCGAACTCGACGGCGTCGCGGTCGTGACGGCGCTGCGCGCGCTGGGCAACGACATCCCGATCTGCGTGCTCTCGGCGCGCGACACCGTCAACGACCGCATCGCCGGCCTGGAGGCCGGCGCGGACGACTACCTCACCAAGCCCTTCGACCTCGGCGAGCTGGTCGCCCGGCTGCATGCGCTGCTGCGGCGCTCGGGGCACTCCGATCCCGGGTCGGACACCATGACGGTCGGGCCGCTGACCATCGACACCGCACGCCGGCTGGTCTTCGTCGGCGGTGAGCGCGCCGATCTGACCAAGCGCGAATTCGACCTGCTGGCCGTCCTCGCCGAGAACGCCGGGGTGGTGCTCTCCCGGCAGCGGCTGCTCGAGCTGGTCTGGGGCTACGACTTCGACGTCGACACCAACGTCGCCGACGTGTTCATCAGCTACCTGCGCCGCAAGCTGGAGCGCGAGGGGCAGCCCCGCGTGATCCACACCGTGCGGGGCATCGGGTACGTCCTGCGCGACGAACCCTGA
- a CDS encoding lysylphosphatidylglycerol synthase transmembrane domain-containing protein — protein MSHDVPAGDARREDRPRGKYWWLRWAIIAVAVIVLTVEIVLVWDQLAKAWRSLLTADPGWVLAAVVAAMASMHSFAQIQRTLLRSAGVRVRQWRSEAAFYAGNALSTTMPGGPVLSATFIYRQQRMWGATPVIASWQLVMSGVLQAVGLALLGLGGAFLLGASKNPLSLIFTLGGFVALLVLAQSVAANPQQIDGIGVRVLSWVNSVRNKPADTGLAKWRELLEQLESVSLGRRALGTAFGWSLFNWVADVACLAFAAYAAGGHPSLAGLTVAYAAARAVGAIPLMPGGLLVVEAVLVPGLVSSGMTLASAISAMLIYRLVSWIFISAIGWVIFFFMFRTEKDVDPDAALDGDADPQDAADPPLRPDPVRQDPVRQDPVYDAETRDDP, from the coding sequence GTGTCGCACGACGTGCCGGCCGGCGACGCCCGTCGAGAGGACCGCCCGCGCGGCAAGTACTGGTGGCTGCGCTGGGCGATCATCGCGGTCGCCGTCATCGTCCTGACCGTCGAGATCGTTCTGGTGTGGGACCAGCTGGCCAAGGCGTGGCGCAGCCTGCTGACCGCCGACCCCGGCTGGGTGCTGGCCGCCGTCGTGGCAGCGATGGCCTCGATGCACAGCTTCGCCCAGATCCAGCGCACGCTGCTGCGCTCGGCCGGCGTGCGCGTGCGGCAGTGGCGCTCGGAGGCCGCCTTCTACGCGGGCAATGCGCTGTCGACCACGATGCCCGGCGGCCCGGTGCTCTCGGCGACGTTCATCTACCGGCAGCAGCGGATGTGGGGCGCGACGCCGGTCATCGCGTCCTGGCAGCTGGTCATGTCGGGCGTGCTGCAGGCCGTCGGCCTGGCGCTGCTGGGCCTCGGTGGTGCGTTCCTGCTCGGCGCCAGCAAGAACCCGCTGTCCCTGATCTTCACGCTCGGCGGCTTCGTGGCGCTGCTGGTGCTGGCCCAGTCGGTGGCGGCCAACCCGCAGCAGATCGACGGCATCGGCGTGCGCGTGCTGTCCTGGGTCAACTCGGTGCGCAACAAGCCGGCCGACACCGGGTTGGCCAAGTGGCGGGAGCTGCTCGAACAGCTGGAGTCGGTGAGCCTCGGCCGCCGCGCGCTGGGCACGGCGTTCGGCTGGTCGCTGTTCAACTGGGTCGCCGACGTGGCGTGCCTGGCGTTCGCCGCCTACGCGGCCGGCGGTCACCCGTCGCTGGCCGGGTTGACCGTCGCCTACGCCGCGGCCCGCGCCGTCGGGGCCATCCCGCTGATGCCCGGCGGGCTGCTGGTCGTCGAGGCGGTCCTGGTCCCGGGGCTGGTGTCGAGCGGCATGACCCTGGCATCGGCGATCTCCGCGATGCTCATCTACCGCCTGGTCAGCTGGATCTTCATCTCCGCCATCGGTTGGGTCATCTTCTTCTTCATGTTCCGCACCGAGAAGGACGTCGACCCCGACGCCGCGCTCGACGGGGACGCCGATCCGCAGGACGCCGCCGACCCGCCGCTGCGGCCGGACCCGGTACGCCAGGATCCGGTGCGCCAGGATCCGGTGTACGACGCCGAGACCCGCGACGATCCGTAG
- a CDS encoding heme-binding protein, protein MVLSARAGRRAVAGALGAGAIAGATLFGAIPSALADDPAQNPPNCTAADLAGVASGVSASTSAYLFTHPDVNYFFTSLEGLPRDEVRTQVTDYLNANPQTKAELTGIRQPLVDLKDRCGSAPAPAIP, encoded by the coding sequence ATGGTGCTCTCGGCCCGTGCTGGGCGACGTGCGGTAGCTGGCGCGCTGGGCGCCGGCGCGATCGCCGGCGCGACGCTGTTCGGTGCGATCCCCTCCGCGCTCGCGGACGATCCGGCGCAGAACCCGCCCAACTGCACCGCCGCCGACCTGGCCGGCGTCGCCTCGGGCGTGTCGGCGTCGACGTCGGCCTACCTGTTCACCCACCCGGACGTGAACTACTTCTTCACCAGCCTCGAGGGCCTGCCGCGCGACGAGGTGCGCACCCAGGTCACCGACTACCTGAACGCCAACCCCCAGACCAAGGCCGAGCTGACCGGTATCCGGCAGCCGCTGGTCGACCTGAAGGATCGCTGCGGTTCGGCACCGGCGCCCGCGATTCCGTAG
- a CDS encoding sensor histidine kinase yields the protein MHLPRFLRSASLRTRVALASAAAASAVVAVFTVLTSVVLANNDAAQLDRRLDSIVDASMYPEQLSDPSRGVLTTGRSRTTGQVVFQRGFQLPRLTPGTDTVEVNGIEYRVRTIPMEQQGGVLMSVGIRADSILLSRARIPLYSAVGVVTVLIAAGLGWLLAGPAIRPLRRLTAQTLRLGKGGAEKIEAVKGVREAEDLSDAMVDMLSRLAAAQQATTNSLQAAQDFAANAAHELRTPLTAMRADLDTLRIHDLPAEERDEVVADLSRAQRRVEAIITALGHLASGQLAQVEDRELIDVADMLERVARENLHSGDVDIVVEADDVGVVWGWPGGLRLAVDNLVRNAVTHGAATRIVLHASRGADAGAPETLTIVVDDNGRGLPAEEHEAVLGRFARGSTAAVGGSGLGLALVAQQAQLHGGTIALADGPLGGLRATLVISTEQSPDVDVAAAEDQVSAEPGPLRRRATRVAELRSRRRRPPRS from the coding sequence GTGCACCTTCCGCGCTTCCTCCGGTCGGCATCGCTGCGCACCCGCGTGGCGCTGGCGTCGGCGGCCGCCGCGTCGGCCGTCGTGGCCGTCTTCACCGTGCTGACGTCGGTGGTCCTCGCGAACAACGATGCGGCACAACTGGATCGGCGGCTCGACTCCATCGTCGACGCCAGCATGTACCCCGAGCAGCTCAGCGACCCGTCGCGCGGTGTGCTCACCACCGGCCGGTCCCGCACGACGGGGCAGGTGGTGTTCCAGCGCGGCTTCCAGCTGCCGCGGTTGACGCCCGGCACGGACACCGTCGAGGTCAACGGCATCGAGTACCGCGTGCGCACCATCCCGATGGAGCAGCAGGGCGGGGTGCTGATGTCGGTGGGCATTCGCGCGGACAGCATTCTGCTGTCCCGCGCGCGGATCCCGCTGTACAGCGCGGTCGGGGTGGTCACGGTGCTCATCGCCGCCGGCCTGGGGTGGCTGCTGGCCGGCCCCGCCATCCGGCCCCTTCGCCGGCTCACCGCCCAGACCCTGCGGCTGGGCAAGGGCGGCGCGGAGAAGATCGAGGCGGTCAAGGGCGTCCGCGAGGCCGAGGACCTCTCCGACGCCATGGTCGACATGCTCAGCCGGCTGGCCGCCGCCCAGCAGGCGACCACCAACAGCCTGCAGGCCGCACAGGACTTCGCCGCCAACGCCGCCCACGAACTGCGCACGCCGCTCACGGCGATGCGCGCCGACCTCGACACGCTGCGGATCCACGATCTGCCCGCCGAGGAGCGCGACGAGGTGGTGGCCGACCTGTCCCGCGCGCAGCGCCGCGTGGAGGCCATCATCACCGCCCTCGGCCACCTCGCCTCGGGTCAGCTGGCGCAGGTCGAGGACCGCGAACTCATCGACGTCGCGGACATGCTGGAGCGGGTCGCGCGGGAGAACCTGCACTCCGGCGACGTGGATATCGTCGTGGAGGCCGACGACGTCGGCGTGGTGTGGGGCTGGCCCGGCGGGCTGCGGCTGGCGGTCGACAACCTGGTCCGCAACGCCGTCACTCACGGCGCGGCGACCCGGATCGTGCTGCACGCCAGCCGGGGAGCCGACGCCGGGGCGCCCGAGACGTTGACCATCGTCGTCGACGACAACGGCCGCGGGCTGCCCGCCGAGGAGCACGAGGCGGTGCTGGGCCGGTTCGCGCGCGGCAGCACGGCCGCCGTCGGCGGCTCCGGGCTGGGGCTGGCGCTGGTCGCGCAGCAGGCCCAGTTGCACGGCGGCACCATCGCGCTGGCCGACGGGCCGCTCGGTGGCCTGCGCGCGACGCTCGTCATCTCCACCGAGCAGTCGCCGGACGTCGACGTCGCGGCGGCCGAGGACCAGGTCAGCGCCGAGCCCGGACCGCTGCGACGCCGCGCCACCCGAGTAGCAGAACTGCGGTCACGACGGAGGCGACCACCACGAAGCTGA
- a CDS encoding hemophore, whose product MASTTGRARRGLFGVFAVTAAGGAAVAALALPAGPGAPSATAAADPCAASEIAKTIGSVANSTASYLDAHPETNTALTTISQQQAGPQSLGALKTYFDANPQVAKDMQALQAPLVGLGSRCKLPISPSQLMGLAQAAQSQGGGALAGTSPAALPGTASAAQNAGVPGTSGPLLQSPAAVARQGAGPLPGPAPTTAG is encoded by the coding sequence ATGGCCAGCACCACCGGGCGTGCGCGCCGAGGCCTGTTCGGCGTGTTCGCTGTGACCGCGGCGGGCGGTGCCGCGGTCGCCGCGCTCGCCCTGCCCGCCGGGCCCGGCGCGCCGTCGGCCACCGCGGCTGCGGACCCGTGCGCGGCCAGCGAGATCGCCAAGACGATCGGTTCGGTGGCCAACTCGACGGCCAGCTACCTGGATGCCCACCCCGAGACCAACACGGCGCTGACCACCATCTCCCAGCAGCAGGCGGGTCCGCAGTCACTGGGCGCGCTGAAGACCTACTTCGACGCCAACCCGCAGGTCGCCAAGGACATGCAGGCGCTGCAGGCGCCGCTGGTCGGGCTTGGCAGCCGGTGCAAGCTGCCGATCTCGCCGTCGCAGCTGATGGGCCTCGCCCAGGCCGCCCAGTCGCAGGGCGGTGGCGCGCTGGCGGGAACCTCCCCGGCCGCTTTGCCAGGAACGGCGTCCGCCGCGCAGAACGCCGGCGTGCCGGGCACCTCCGGGCCGCTGCTGCAGTCGCCTGCGGCCGTCGCGCGGCAGGGCGCCGGCCCGCTTCCCGGCCCGGCGCCCACCACCGCGGGCTGA